In Flavobacterium praedii, the DNA window ATAAAAATGAAACCCAAGGAAGTGGTGGATTTTAAGACCGTTAACGCTTATAAAATAGTCTAAAGATGCGAAGTTGTTGTTTTTCAAGACAACGAAAAAAATCATTGCATAGCCTTTGCTACGGAATTATTTTTTGAGAAAGTATTGGAGAAAAAGAACGAGTAGATTGGGCTATTTTGTAAACTGTAATGGTATAAAGATTAGTTTTAATAATAGGTTGCCCAAAAAGAAACCCCAGAGTATGCCAACTCTGGGGTTTCTTGTATAATGAACTATTCTCTGGTGATAATTGTTTTTATGTTTATAAATTTTACCATTTTATAATAGCACTTGCCCAAGTAAATCCACTTCCAAAAGCAGCCAAAACAACTGTGTCGCCTGATTTTATTTTTCCTTGCTCCCAAGCTTCGGTCAAGGCAATAGGGATAGAAGCGGCCGTGGTGTTTCCGTATTTCTGGATATTATTAAAAACTTGATCATCACTTAATCCAAATTTCTTTTGTATAAACTGTGAAATTCTCAAATTGGCTTGATGCGGAATCAGCATATCAATATCCGAAACCTGCAAATTATTAGCTTCCAAACCTTCATTGATTACTTCGGCAAAACGAACCACCGCATTCTTGAATACGAATTGTCCGTTCATATAAGGATAATAACTTTCGTCATCTGGATTGTTATCTGCCAAAATATCGGTTACCCAGCGACCACCCATTCCTGGAGCCGTCACTACCAATTCTTCGGCATGAACTCCTTCGGAATGCAAATGAGTTGACAAAATTCCTTTGGTCAAATCTTCTTCTCTACTGATAATTGCAGCTCCAGCCCCATCTCCAAAAATTACCGAAACCCCACGTCCTCGAGTTGTCATATCCAATCCTGTTGATTGAACTTCGGAACCAATAACAAGAATATTTTTATACATTCCGGTCTTGATATATTGATCGGCTACAGATAGCGCATAGACAAAACCCGAACATTGATTTCGAACATCCAAGGCTCCAACGGTTCTCAAACCCAAATCACGTTGTACTAAAACTCCTGGTCCTGGAAAATAGTAATCTGGACTTAATGTTGCAAAAACTACAAAATCAATATCCTCTGCAGCAATTCCAGAACGTTCCATTGCAATTCTGGCAGCTTTTACTCCCATTGTGGTGGTGGTATCTTCTCCTCGGATAATATGTCTTCTTTCTTGAATACCAGTTCTCTCCTGAATCCATTCGTCATTGGTGTCAATGATTTTAGACAAATCATCATTAGTCACTACATTATTTGGGACATAATATCCCAATCCCGTTATTTTTGAATGGTACATATTTTATTGTTTTGTTAAAATCAAGGTTGTAAATTTATATATCTTTTAAAAAAGAAGTACACAATATAGTAATTTTTTAGACATCAGTAATTCTAACGTTAAAAAATTTTAAGTTGTTTTACTAATTTGGGATCAAAATGTCAGATAATTTTCAAGATCACTTCTTGATTTACTTCTATAGCAGATTCATGCTCAAAGAAAATCACTTTCCTGTCAAAAACAGCTTTGATTAAAAAACGACTTCCTTTAAAAAAAGATTCTTTTACTATTACTTGTAATGAACCATTAGGATCTACTTTTAGTTGATGTGGATACAATAAAATGATTTCATCTTCTCCTTCTATTGGCATTAATTGGGATAATTTTAATTCATTTACTTCGCCAAAAAGAGAGGCAACATATTTATTCAAAGGATAATTATACACTTCTGCTGAAGGTCCTTTTTCCATAATTCTTCCTTGATACAAAACAATTGTTTCATCAGAGAAGGAAAGGGCATCGGTACTATCGTGAGTGGCTATAAAACAAGTAATTTTTTTTTTCTTTAAATAAGCAAAAAGATTTCTACGTAATGCATTTTTTCTAAAATTATCAATATGGCTAAAAGGTTCGTCTAGTAATAATACTTCGGGTTCGAGAGCTAAAACTCTAGCCAAAGCCACTCGTTGTTGTTGACCACCACTGAGTAATTTTGCTTTTACATTAGCAAATTCAGTCATTTCGACCATTTCTAATAATTCTTGAATACGCAGTTTTTTTAAAGGCAAAAAACCATTGGAGAGAAATTTACCTACATTTTCGGCTACTGTTTCATAAGGCATCAAATCAAAATCCTGTGCCAAATATTTCATAAATGGCATTCCTGGAATTAAATTATATTTTGGTCCACGAATCTCGGTTTCATTATAAAAAATATGCCCTTGATTTAAGTCATACATGCCATAAATCAGTTTTAAAAGGGTGCTTTTTCCACAACCGCTTTCTCCAAGAACGGCTATATTCTGTCCTTTTGCAACTGTGAAATCTACATTTTGAATAATGATTTTTTCGGTATACCCGAATGAAATATTTTGAACTTGAAGCATTCTATGACATTAAAATTTGAGAGAACAAATATAGTTCCTTTACTAAAAAAAAATTGTTGATAATTCATTTATATCCAAAAAAAAACTGCTTCATAAATAAAGCAGTTTTTTTGAACAAATAGGGATTAAAAAACTATTGTTTCTTTTTGGCATCTTCAACCATTTTTGCATTTGCTGTAATGGCAAATTCGACTCTACGGTTTTGACTTTGACCTTCTTTGGTGTCATTACTTGCAATTGGATCTGCAATTCCATAACCAGATGTTTTGAAACGGCTTTCCGCTAATCCTTTTGATACTAAATAAGTCTTTACTGATTCGGCTCTTTTTTGTGAAAGAGTCAAATTGTATTCTGGTTTTCCCGTATTATCTGTGTAACCAAAAATTTCGATATTGGTATCCGCATATGAATTAAAAACAGGTACTAATTTGTCTAAGTTTGCTTGTGCTTGAGTTGTCAATGTAGATTTATTAACATCAAAACGAACTGCATTTTCATTCAAAACCAAATGAATTCCTTCGCCAACTCTTTCTACATCGGCACCAGGCAAGGCTTGATCAATTTCTCTTGCTTGTTTATCCATACTATTACCTATCAAAGCTCCTGTTCCGCCACCAACAGCAGCTCCAATTGCAGCTCCTAATGCGGCGTTACCACCTTTTCCTAAATTATTTCCCAGCACAGCTCCAAGAATTCCTCCCGCAACGGCACCTATTCCTACTCCTTTTTGAGTATTATTAGCATTTTTTACAGAATCACAACTTGTAAAAAACATACTTAATACTAATAAACTACTTAACCCTAAAATTGCTATTCTTCTCATAATTACTTTACTTTAAATTAATTAATTCTCTGAAATTGATATACAACATCGGTAGGATTGCTGCCAACATTTATTTTGTCAATCAACTCAAAAGAATTCTCCGTTTGATTTTTAACTCCCAATACAAAACCTGTTTTAACCTTTTTTGACTTTAATCCTTCATCCAAAATTTTAAGAACAAATTGACCTTCTTTGTTGATGTACCAAGTAATGGCAGAAGTGAAACCAGTACAATTTGGATTGTTCAAAGTCATTGTGCCTTTATTGTTATTCGAAATAAAATTCCAAGTACTTCCAATAAAGCATTTGGAATCGGCTAGATTAAAGGAATTTACCTTAATGTAATCTGAACCTGGATAAATAACATTGGTAATTTGCCAATTTCCTTTTATTCCAACTTGAGAAGCTTTATCTAATTTGGTCATAGGAGCATTTGATACTGGCTCTGTGGTAGCTGGGGCTGTTGACGCAGATTTACATGCAAATACCATGACAGTAATTACACATAGTAATAGAATTTTCTTCATTTTTTTTAATTTTTAAATTAATACACCTACAAAGATACATATCAATTTGATTGAAATATTTTTTTTGTTTTATATAATTTACTTGCGACAATTTGTCACTTCAATTGCAATTGGTACTCTATTTGAAAGTAAATTAACAGATTGTAAAACCTTTAAAAATTTAAAATATGACAACAGGTAAAATTAATGTTTCGGTTGAAAACATCTTTCCCTTAATCAAAAAATTCTTATACAGTGATCACGAGATTTTCTTGCGTGAATTGATTTCAAATGGAACCGATGCGACTTTAAAATTAAAACACCTAACCAGTATTGGTGAAGCCAAAGTTGAATATGGGACTCCGATTATTGAAGTTAAAATTGATAAAGAAGGAAAAAAAATCCACATCATTGACCAAGGGCTTGGTATGACAGCCGATGAAGTTGAAAAATACATCAATCAGGTTGCGTTTTCTGGTGCCGAAGAATTCTTGGACAAGTATAAAGATTCTGCTAAAGATTCAGGAATTATAGGTCATTTTGGCCTTGGTTTTTATTCTGCTTTTATGGTTGCAGAGAAAGTAGAAATCATCACCAAATCATACAAAGACGAACCGGCAGCACACTGGACTTGCGATGGAAGCCCAGAATTTACATTGGAACCAGCAGACAAAACTACAAGAGGAACTGAAATCATCTTGCACATTGCTGAAGATTCTCTTGAATTCTTAGAAGAATTTAAAATTTCAGGCTTGTTGAACAAATACAATAAGTTCATGCCTATTCCAATTAAATTTGGAACTAAAAAAGAAAAAATCGAACAAAAGAAAGGTGAATTTGTTGATTCTGAAGACAAAGAAAATACTTTTACAGAAGTAGAAGTCGACAATATCATCAATAATCCTAATCCTGCTTGGACCAAACAACCAACAGAATTGACTGATGAAGATTACAAGAATTTCTACCGTGAAATGTATCCAATGCAGTTTGAAGAACCATTGTTTCATATCCACCTAAATGTTGATTATCCTTTTAACTTAACGGGTATTTTATATTTTCCAAAATTGGGTTCTGACTTACAAATTCAGAAAGATAAAATTCAATTGTACCAAAATCAAGTATATGTTACGGATAATGTAGAAGGAATTGTACCTGAATTCTTGATGATGCTTCGCGGTGTTGTTGACTCTCCAGACATTCCATTGAATGTTTCTCGTTCAGGGTTACAGGCAGATGGTGCTGTGAAGAAAATATCCAACTATATCACTCGTAAAGTTGCTGACAAATTGAAGTCTTTATTCAATGAAAATAGAGAAGATTTTGAACAAAAGTGGAATGACATCAAAATCGTTCTGGAATACGGAATGCTTTCTGAGGATAAATTTTATGAAAAAGCAGGGGCTTTTGTTTTATACCCAACAGTAGACGACAAATATTATACTCTTGAAGAATTAAAAGAAGCTTTAAAAGAAAAACAAACGGATAAAGACGGAAAACTAGTTGTGCTTTATGCTGGAAATAAAGAAGCACAACACTCTTATATTGAAATTGCAAAAGACAAAGGATATGAAGTGTTACTTCTGGATTCTCCTATTATTTCACATTTAATTCAAAAAATTGAAGGTGATAATAGTGGTTTGCATTTCGTTCGTGTCGATTCTGACCATATTGACAATTTAATTAAGAAAGAAGACGCTGCCATTTCTAAATTATCAGACGAAGAAAAAGAAAGTTTGAAAACAGTTCTTGAAACCATCGTTCCAAAACAAACTTATACGGTACAACTTGAAGCTTTGGATAGTGATGCAGCTCCATTCATCATTACGCAACCTGAATTTATGCGTAGAATGAAAGAAATGAGTCAATCTGGTGGTGGCGGAATGTTCGGAATGGGGAATATGCCTGAAATGTACAATTTAGTGGTTAACACTAACTCTGATTTGGCAACAAATATTTTGAACAACAAAGACAAATCAGCACAAGAGAACTTAGTAAAACAAGCTTTGGATTTGGCCAAATTATCTCAAAACCTTTTAAAAGGAGAAGCTTTAACTGCTTTTGTTAAAAGAAGTTTTGAACTGATAAAATAATTTTAATTTTTTATAAAAATAAAAACTTAGGCAATTATCAATATTCATAAGCCTGCTAGTGAAAACTGGCAGGCTTTTTTTTTAGGTTATTGCATTTTGTAATATTATGAAGTATTAAAAATCTAAAATACAGGTGTTTATCTCCGTGAGTCGTGTTGATATTTTTTATAACTTTAAGGAATTATACCATTTTGTAGTATTCCCTTTAAAAATAACTAAAACATCTAGACTTATGAGCTTAGCTGAAAACAAAAGTCAAATAGAATTGGAAGAAAAGAAAGATAAAAAGGCAATAAAAGAAGCTGAAGCATCTGTTTTATTCACCTTGTATATTGGTTTTTTTATAGGATTAGTTCCAGTTATTGGGTTTCCAATCACTATTCCTGAAATGGGTGGCAGAATTTTATTTATCGGATTAATTATAGGGATAGCCGCATTTATAAGTTCATTTTTTACTGGTACTTTATTTGGTATGCCCAAAAGGAATAATATCAAAGAAAGCGATTATTCCCTAAATAATAGTCTTGTAGAAATATCAGATTGGTTAACAAAGATAATTGTGGGACTTGGGTTGGTCAATTTAAAAGAAATTCCAGATTTCCTAATATCATTAGGGGAGTATGTGAGAGCCTCTTCAAAATATGATAATCAATTAGTAAATATTTATTCAATAGGAATAGTTGTCTATTTTAGTTTTCTAGGATTATATATTGGTTATAATTATATGCGATTGGTGCTTTCTAATAAATATAAGTATGCTGACGATAATTTGTTAGAGAAAAAATTAGAAATGGCTAGAAGTGAAGCTTTAGAAGCCAAAAATGAAAATGAACAAAAAGAGAAAGAAATAGTAAAAATTAAAAGTGATATACAGGATAAAGTTCAGTTGACAAAAACATTGCTTAAAAAAGTTAATGACCCTATAATTTCAGAAACAGATGTTCAAAGTGTCATTAATTTAATGGGCTCTAGAAAAAACATAAAAGACAAAGGAAATCTTGAGCATAACATTGAAAAAATGCTTAACGAAGCAAATTTAAAACTAAAGAAAGGGCTAATAACAAATAACAGTGATCCTCAAAAAGGACAATGGAAATCCAATCCTATTAACAATGAACGAGAGTTAAAAGCAAATGTTACCGAAGAAGCCAAAGGATTGTTCAAAATAAAAATACAAGTAGTATCAACAGATCCAGAAAACAATCCATTGAAAAATGATGATTTGATTCTTTTTGCACTTCATAATACTTTTGGAGAACCTCCTTTTCGAATAGTAAAAGTAGCGAATCAAACAGCCGAACTTAATTTTTATTCCTATGGCTCGTTTACAGTTGGTGCATTCGTCGATTATGGCACAACAGAATTGGAACTTGACTTAGCGGAATTACCAAACGTTTCAAATTATTTCAAATCGCATTAAACTTAAGTTTAATACTCAATAGCAGGGATGATATTTTTATTTTGTTATAAGATGATTATTTTTAAAATAAGGATTTAGGAATGATTCCTATTATATTTAACATTGTTTTCAATCAAGTATTCATGAATTTTAATATGTTTGCAATCCCAAACTATCAACCTAACTAAATTAAAATTTATGAAAAAAAGCTTTCTTTTATTAACGGTATTTACTTTTTCTAGTTCACTTTTTCTTTCTTGTTCAAAAGAAGATACATTAGGGGCGACAGACAATAGTCCTGTTGTGGCATCCGCTTCAATTGATGTAATAAACGAATTAGATATTCAAACCGGAAATCAAGTGTCTTTTGAAAACTTAACGGCAAAAAGAACAGGAAAATCTTTAGTAGGTACATGTGCAATAGTAACAATGGATCCACAAACAGCTACTTTTCCTAAAATATTTTATGTGGATTTTGGAACAGGTTGCACGACAAATAACATTACAAGAAAAGGAAAATTAAAAATAACTTTCTCAAATTTTATCACAGAAACGGGTAGTACAATGACTGTAGAAAGAGTGAATTATTTTGTAAATGGTAATAAAGTTGAAGGGAAAATAGAATACAAGAATACAACTATGACTACTATTCCTCAATGGACCAGAACTGTTATTGGAGGAAAATTCACAGATACTAACGGCAATTCATATCTTAACTCTGGAAATCATACTGTTAAACAAACTGAAGGGGTATCAACACCAATTCTTGATGATAATAGTTTTGAAATGATTGAAGGAACTCAAACTGTAACGAAACAAAATGGAGCTACATTGACTTTAACAGTTATCGAGCCATTAGTAAAAAATTTCTCATGTCAATATATTTCCAAAGGAAAGATAAAAGTTCAAAGTACATTATTAAACGGTACAATTGATTATGGCAATGGAGAGTGTAATACTAATGGAACTTATACTCAAAACGGAATTGTTTTTCCTTTTACTATGTAGTTTAAATACTTGTAAATAGCTAAGAGACTGTTAATAGCAGTCTCTTTTTTTTTGCTATTGCTGTAAAATATTATTCTGTAAATAAAGTGAATGGACGCTTTTATGAAAAAATAACAACAAATGACTGTAATAATTTTACAACTTATTGATTTTTTTAAAATATAAAGAATACTTTTGCGAAACTTACAATAAACAACCCCATGGACGATTATTATTCGGAAAAATTGAAAGAATAAAGCACTTGAAAAACATTCAAGATGCTATAACTTAACCTATAGAATTTTGAAATGAAAGCTTTTTACAAAAACAATAACGGATTAATCGAGTCTCAGGAGTGGACTCCAAACTGCTGGATCAATGTTGAATGTCCAACAGAAGAAGAGAAAAAATACCTCCTAGAAGAACTGAACGTTCCAGAAGAATTCTACAATGACATAGAGGATATTGATGAAAGACCCCGAATAGAAGTAGAGAACGGTTGGACATTAATTATTATTAGAATCCCAATAAGTACCGATAATGTTAAATTACCTTTTAATACAATTCCCGTTGGAGTTGTTTTTAAGGGAGAAGTTTGTGTTACGATCAGTTTTCATAAAACAGAAATGTTAACAGATTTTGTGATTTACACGCAACGCAAAAATAATGATATTAAAGATTATTTTGATTTGGTTTTGAAATTACTCTTGTCATCAAGTGTTTGGTATTTGAAATATTTAAAGCAAGTCAATCAAAAAATAAAATTAGCCGAAGATAACTTAGAGGAATCCATCAAGAATGAAGAATTACAAGCGCTGCTTCAAATAGAAAAATGTTTGGTGTTCTTTATGACATCCTTGAAAGGAAATGATATATTACTCCATAGAATCAAGAATGTTAAATCCCAAAGAGATTCTTATGATCTTGATCTATTAGAAGATGTTGAGATTGAGTTGCGTCAAGCCCAGGAAACAACGAATATTTATAGTGATATCTTGACAGGAATGATGGATGCTTATGCTTCCGTTATTTCTAATAATTTGAATTCCATAATGAAGCAGATGACTTCTATTTCTATTATCTTGATGATTCCTACGGTAATTGCCAGTTTGTATGGAATGAATGTTCCTAATAATCTTGAAGATAATAAGTTTGGCATGCCAATTGTCATACTTGTATCGGTATTACTTTCTATGTTTGGAGTTTTTCTATTCAAAAGAAAAAGATGGTTTTGATAAAAAAAAAGCCGTTTCATTTTAATGAAACGGCTTTTTTTTAGGGTTTAATAATCTCCTCTTTTCTTAAATCGAGGATCATCTCTTTTTATAAATTCAGTTCTTCGTTTTGGAGTTTCTGTTTTAGGCAAACTGGCTTCTTCGGTTTTGCTGGAAGGTTCAATCAATTCATTGAGTTCTTTTATTTCGGCATCGGTTAAATCACGATAACGGCCTACTGGCACATCAAGTGAAATATTGATGATTCGGATGCGTTTCAAGGCGGTAACTTCGTAGCCTAAATATTCGCACATTCTACGAATTTGACGGTTCAAACCTTGTGTTAAAATGATTTTGAAAATGTATTTGCTGATTTGTTCTACTTTGCATTTTCGGGTTACGGTGTCTAGAATTGGCACGCCATTGCCCATTCGTTCAATAAAACGATCGGTTATGGGTTTGTTAACCGTTACGGTATATTCTTTTTCGTGATTGTTTCTGGCACGCAATATTTTGTTGACAATATCACCATCATTGGTCATGAAAATTAAACCTTCACTGGCTTTGTCCAATCTTCCAATTGGGAAAATACGTTTTGGGTAATTGATATAATCTACAATGTTGTTGCGCACTTCGAGATTGGTGGTGCATTCTATTCCTACGGGTTTGTAGAAAGCCAAATACACTGGTTTTTCGTTTTTCTCACGGATAAGTTTTCCGTCTATGCGCACTTCGTCATCTGGTGAAACTTTAGTTCCCAATTCTGGCACAATACCATTGATGGTTACACGACCTTCTTCGATAATTTTATCGGCCTCACGACGGGAGCAATAGCCCGTTTCTCCTATGAATTTGTTGAGGCGTTTTAGATTTTCTTCCATACTGCAAAAGTAGTGTTTTTTTGGACTTCTTGGATTTTTAGAATATTAGACTTTTTTGAATATTTCCTGAAACTAAAATAGTATCACCTTTTAGCCCCGATAGAAACGGCATCCTTTTTTTTAAGTCAGGGTTTTTTTACCCTGGCTTAAAAAAAAGATATAGGGGATAGCGGGAACCCATACTAACAAATAAGCTTATTTTTCTGCTTCAAACAAAAATTGATATATTTCTTGATATAATGTATCGTCGTGCATGGAATGCCCTAAATTTTTGGTGGTTATGAATTTTCCTTTTTTCCAACCATTGGCTATTTTTTCACCTTCTTTGTAATTGACTA includes these proteins:
- a CDS encoding 3-oxoacyl-ACP synthase III family protein, with the translated sequence MYHSKITGLGYYVPNNVVTNDDLSKIIDTNDEWIQERTGIQERRHIIRGEDTTTTMGVKAARIAMERSGIAAEDIDFVVFATLSPDYYFPGPGVLVQRDLGLRTVGALDVRNQCSGFVYALSVADQYIKTGMYKNILVIGSEVQSTGLDMTTRGRGVSVIFGDGAGAAIISREEDLTKGILSTHLHSEGVHAEELVVTAPGMGGRWVTDILADNNPDDESYYPYMNGQFVFKNAVVRFAEVINEGLEANNLQVSDIDMLIPHQANLRISQFIQKKFGLSDDQVFNNIQKYGNTTAASIPIALTEAWEQGKIKSGDTVVLAAFGSGFTWASAIIKW
- a CDS encoding ABC transporter ATP-binding protein — its product is MLQVQNISFGYTEKIIIQNVDFTVAKGQNIAVLGESGCGKSTLLKLIYGMYDLNQGHIFYNETEIRGPKYNLIPGMPFMKYLAQDFDLMPYETVAENVGKFLSNGFLPLKKLRIQELLEMVEMTEFANVKAKLLSGGQQQRVALARVLALEPEVLLLDEPFSHIDNFRKNALRRNLFAYLKKKKITCFIATHDSTDALSFSDETIVLYQGRIMEKGPSAEVYNYPLNKYVASLFGEVNELKLSQLMPIEGEDEIILLYPHQLKVDPNGSLQVIVKESFFKGSRFLIKAVFDRKVIFFEHESAIEVNQEVILKII
- a CDS encoding OmpA family protein, which encodes MRRIAILGLSSLLVLSMFFTSCDSVKNANNTQKGVGIGAVAGGILGAVLGNNLGKGGNAALGAAIGAAVGGGTGALIGNSMDKQAREIDQALPGADVERVGEGIHLVLNENAVRFDVNKSTLTTQAQANLDKLVPVFNSYADTNIEIFGYTDNTGKPEYNLTLSQKRAESVKTYLVSKGLAESRFKTSGYGIADPIASNDTKEGQSQNRRVEFAITANAKMVEDAKKKQ
- a CDS encoding lipocalin family protein, giving the protein MKKILLLCVITVMVFACKSASTAPATTEPVSNAPMTKLDKASQVGIKGNWQITNVIYPGSDYIKVNSFNLADSKCFIGSTWNFISNNNKGTMTLNNPNCTGFTSAITWYINKEGQFVLKILDEGLKSKKVKTGFVLGVKNQTENSFELIDKINVGSNPTDVVYQFQRIN
- the htpG gene encoding molecular chaperone HtpG — translated: MTTGKINVSVENIFPLIKKFLYSDHEIFLRELISNGTDATLKLKHLTSIGEAKVEYGTPIIEVKIDKEGKKIHIIDQGLGMTADEVEKYINQVAFSGAEEFLDKYKDSAKDSGIIGHFGLGFYSAFMVAEKVEIITKSYKDEPAAHWTCDGSPEFTLEPADKTTRGTEIILHIAEDSLEFLEEFKISGLLNKYNKFMPIPIKFGTKKEKIEQKKGEFVDSEDKENTFTEVEVDNIINNPNPAWTKQPTELTDEDYKNFYREMYPMQFEEPLFHIHLNVDYPFNLTGILYFPKLGSDLQIQKDKIQLYQNQVYVTDNVEGIVPEFLMMLRGVVDSPDIPLNVSRSGLQADGAVKKISNYITRKVADKLKSLFNENREDFEQKWNDIKIVLEYGMLSEDKFYEKAGAFVLYPTVDDKYYTLEELKEALKEKQTDKDGKLVVLYAGNKEAQHSYIEIAKDKGYEVLLLDSPIISHLIQKIEGDNSGLHFVRVDSDHIDNLIKKEDAAISKLSDEEKESLKTVLETIVPKQTYTVQLEALDSDAAPFIITQPEFMRRMKEMSQSGGGGMFGMGNMPEMYNLVVNTNSDLATNILNNKDKSAQENLVKQALDLAKLSQNLLKGEALTAFVKRSFELIK
- a CDS encoding pYEATS domain-containing protein translates to MSLAENKSQIELEEKKDKKAIKEAEASVLFTLYIGFFIGLVPVIGFPITIPEMGGRILFIGLIIGIAAFISSFFTGTLFGMPKRNNIKESDYSLNNSLVEISDWLTKIIVGLGLVNLKEIPDFLISLGEYVRASSKYDNQLVNIYSIGIVVYFSFLGLYIGYNYMRLVLSNKYKYADDNLLEKKLEMARSEALEAKNENEQKEKEIVKIKSDIQDKVQLTKTLLKKVNDPIISETDVQSVINLMGSRKNIKDKGNLEHNIEKMLNEANLKLKKGLITNNSDPQKGQWKSNPINNERELKANVTEEAKGLFKIKIQVVSTDPENNPLKNDDLILFALHNTFGEPPFRIVKVANQTAELNFYSYGSFTVGAFVDYGTTELELDLAELPNVSNYFKSH
- a CDS encoding magnesium transporter CorA family protein: MKAFYKNNNGLIESQEWTPNCWINVECPTEEEKKYLLEELNVPEEFYNDIEDIDERPRIEVENGWTLIIIRIPISTDNVKLPFNTIPVGVVFKGEVCVTISFHKTEMLTDFVIYTQRKNNDIKDYFDLVLKLLLSSSVWYLKYLKQVNQKIKLAEDNLEESIKNEELQALLQIEKCLVFFMTSLKGNDILLHRIKNVKSQRDSYDLDLLEDVEIELRQAQETTNIYSDILTGMMDAYASVISNNLNSIMKQMTSISIILMIPTVIASLYGMNVPNNLEDNKFGMPIVILVSVLLSMFGVFLFKRKRWF
- the rluF gene encoding 23S rRNA pseudouridine(2604) synthase RluF translates to MEENLKRLNKFIGETGYCSRREADKIIEEGRVTINGIVPELGTKVSPDDEVRIDGKLIREKNEKPVYLAFYKPVGIECTTNLEVRNNIVDYINYPKRIFPIGRLDKASEGLIFMTNDGDIVNKILRARNNHEKEYTVTVNKPITDRFIERMGNGVPILDTVTRKCKVEQISKYIFKIILTQGLNRQIRRMCEYLGYEVTALKRIRIINISLDVPVGRYRDLTDAEIKELNELIEPSSKTEEASLPKTETPKRRTEFIKRDDPRFKKRGDY